The following nucleotide sequence is from Catonella massiliensis.
AAAAGGTAAGTTTATCAGTATGGTTCAGCCTGAAGTGCTTACAGAAGTGGAATATCGGAGAAAAACCGAAGTTCTTCAACCCATATATCACCTTACCAAGGGAGTTACAAGCAATCTTCTTAGAAAGTCATTAAAGGAAGTTCTTGCAGAAGTAACTTCAAGTATAGATTATTTACCAAAGAACATTAGGGATGAGAATTCTCTAATTTCCCTAAAAGATGCCTTGCAGGAAATACATTTTCCCAAATCCTACAACACTTTAGTAGATGCAAGAAGAAGACTGGTATTTGATGAATTCTTTCTATTTGCACTTTCTATAGATAGATTGAAGCTTGGGAGAGAAAAAACACCATCGCCTTATATTGTAAATGATGATTCTACAGTGGTAGACTTTATTTCTTCACTGCCATTTTCTTTGACAAACGCTCAGCAGAAAGTCTGGGAAGAGGTTAGGGCTGACCTCATGTCAGGCAAAAGAATGAATAGGCTTGTACAGGGAGATGTGGGCTCCGGCAAGACTGTTATAGCAATGCTTTCCTGCCTGTTGATGGCAAAAAACGGCTATCAGGCAAGTGTAATGGTGCCAACTGAAGTGCTTGCCAGGCAGCATTACGATAGCTTTTCTACAGCTTTAGAAAAGTATGGGGTAAGGGTAGTATTGCTTACAGGCTCTGTTAAGGGAAGAGAAAGAAAAGAAGTCTTATTAAGGATAGAAAAACACGAAGCTGATATCATCATAGGTACCCATGCCCTCATTCAGGAAAAGGTGGTTTATGATAAGTTAGCCTTGGTAATCACAGATGAGCAGCACCGCTTTGGTGTAAAACAAAGAGAAAGACTCACGGACAAGGGCGATGAGCCTCATACTATGGTCATGAGTGCTACACCAATTCCAAGAACCCTTGCAGTAATACTTTATGGAGATCTTGATATTTCAATCGTTAATGAGCTTCCTGCCGACAGACAGCCTATCAAAAATTGTGTTGTGGATGAGGACTACAGGATGACAGCTTATAAGTTCATTTTAGATGAGGTAAAGAAAGGCCACCAGGCATACATTATTTGTCCGATGATTGAGAAGTCTGAGGACAATGATGAGCTGTCAGACGTAATCAGCTATACAGATGAGCTTATATCTTTGATTAGCAATAAGGCAAGGGTCAGATATCTTCATGGTAAGATGAAAAATGAAGAAAAAAATCACATCATGGATGAATTCGCAGCCTGTAGAATAGACATACTGGTATCTACTACAGTTGTAGAAGTTGGTGTAAATGTACCAAATGCAACTGTAATGATGATTGAAAATGCTGACCGTTTTGGACTTGCTTCTCTTCATCAGTTAAGAGGTAGAATAGGTAGAGGAGGAGCTCAGTCTTATTGCATTTTTATGTCTGGAAATACCTCCAAGGAGGCTATGGAAAGGCTTAATATACTAAATACCTCCAACGATGGATTTAAGATAGCAGAAGAAGATATGAAGCTAAGAGGCCCGGGAGATGTATTTGGCATAAGACAGAGCGGCGACATGGCATTTAACATAGGAGACATCATAGGTGATGCAGATATTTTAAAACTAACTTCAGAAACTGTAAAATGCATGAGTGACAAAACCAAAAATGAATGTTATGATAGAGGGAGAAAATTTTACTCCAGAGGATATGGCTATGGAGAAGATGTTATGACTCTTTAGATGATTTGGTTAGATAGGGGAAGTATATGTACACAAACGCAGGACAGGTCTTTGATATAGCAAAGGCTAACTATAGAAGTCTTGTTGGTTTCTGCAATAAGCTTGAAAGTGAAGGCTACTTTATTCAGGCAGAAAAGATTCTCCACAAGACTATTTTTCAGACACTTGATTTGTATATACAGTCGCTTTTAATCAATATTGCGATATATGGAGGCAAGCTTGGAGAGGATGAGGTAAAGTTCATTGTATCTCTACCTGACAGTAAGCAATATGATATTTCTGATGTAGAGGACATTAGCGGGGAAATAATCAGACAGGCTGAGGCTGTAGTTAAAGCTCCACCAATTATAATGCAGCTTTGCTCCCTACGCGATAGAGAAAAGAACTCCAATATGTCAAGTGCGTACATGGATATGGTATTAAATATCATTGTCGCAATGTCGTATTTGAATTCAAACAGAGATGAGTATTTGCCACAGTTTATAGTTGATTATTACAACTCGGTTCACGCTTTTATTTTCTTTGCAGACAGAGCTGAGCGGATAAATGACAGATATCTCTTCCGTAAGGCATCGGGAGATATTTCAATGCCCGGAGAGAGCTTTAAGTATAATGATTCTGTAAAGAATGAAATAAAAGATAGTGAGGATGATAAGAATAAAGAGACTGATGAGATAGTGCCAATACTAAAAGAAGCAGTAGCAAATGAAGAACCTATTGCGGATGATGAACTTCCAAAGGTGGCTGTCGTTGAGCCTATTCCGTTTAAGGAAGAAGATAAAAAGAAGCGTCTTGATGAGCTTGTATCTGAGCTTGAAGAATTGGTTGGATTGGAAGATGTGAAAAAAGAGGTTCATTCATTAATAAATCTAATCAATATCAGACAGCTTAGGAAGAAAAAAGGGCTTCCTTCCCCTGATATGTCTTATCATATGGTATTTACAGGGAGTCCGGGTACAGGAAAGACAACAGTAGCAAGACTTATAGCAGGCATATACAAGGAACTCGGTGTACTTTCAAAGGGAGGTCTTGTGGAGGTTGACCGTTCAGGCTTGGTTGCAGGCTATGTTGGACAGACTGCACTTAAGGTTAATGAAGTAGTAACTAAGGCCTTAGGCGGTGTATTATTTATAGATGAGGCTTATTCTCTTTCATCTCCGGGTGCTGCAAATGACTTTGGTTCTGAAGCTATTGATACTCTCGTAAAGCTTATGGAGGATCATAGAGATGACCTTGTTGTTATAGTTGCCGGTTATACCAAAGAAATGGAAGCTTTTCTCAAGGCGAATACAGGACTGATATCCAGATTTAATAAGTTCATTGAGTTTAAGGACTATAATGAGGATGAGCTGCTTGCAATCATGTATTCTATGGCTGAAAAAATGGAGATGAGGCTTGAAGAGGATACAATGAAAAAACTAAGGACATATCTTGCTTCAATGGACGAACAGGGTAAAAGGATCTTTGGTAATGCAAGAGGCATACGAAATATCTTTGAGAAAATGCTTGTAGGACAGGCAAATAGATTGTCTCATCTGTCTGAGCCGTCTGTTGAAGATTTGTCAGTTATAAAGGCAGAGGATTTTGAATTGGAAAGATAGAAAAGGTAGGGAATATGAGAGTTATTGCGGGAATTGCCAGAAGTGTGCCCCTTATTACGCCTAGAGGTCTTGAAACAAGACCAACTTCTGACCAAATAAAGGAAACCTTGTTTAATATGCTTCAGGGCTATACTGAGGGGGCAAATTTTCTTGATTTATATGCAGGAAGCGGACAGATAGGCATAGAGGCTTTAAGCCGTGGTGCAGAGTTTGCTGCCTTTGTGGAGAAATCAGATGAGGCGGTTAAGTGCATCAAGGCAAATGTAGATAAGACAAAGTTTGCCGACAAGTCTATGATTCTTAAACTCGAAGTTCTATCGGGAATAAGAACACTGGAACTTGAAAAGAAGCGATTTGACATTGTTTTTCTAGATCCTCCGTATAATCAGGGATTAGAGCAAGGTATCTTGACTGCGCTGGTTGGTTCGGCTATACTTAATGATGAGGTTATTATTATCGTTGAGGCAAGTAAGAACACAGATTTTTCATTCGTGGATTATCTGGGACTCAAGATAGTTAAAGATAAAATATATAAAAACAACAGACATTTGTTTTTAAGAAAAAATAATTTGGAGAGTAAGTTATGGCAGACAATAAAATAGTTAAAATGATTGACGAGATGTCAGATTTTGTTGACAGTCACAATGCAGGCCCATTATCAAGGGATAAGATTAAGATTTCAAAGGATGAACTTCTTAATTATATTGACAATTTAAGACAGACTTTACCAAATGAACTTGAAGAAGCTTATAAAATAACAAAGGCTAAAAATGAAATATTAAAGGCTGCGTCCAACAAAGCGGCACAAATAGAAGAAGATGCGAGAAACCAACTTAAGGAGCTTGTAAAAGAGGATTCTGTTGTTATTGAAGCCGACAAGGAGGCAGAAAGAATACTTAGACAGGCAGATGATGACGCAGATGCCATCATTAAAGAAGCAGAAGAGATGGCAGCGCAGATTAAAATAGGTGCGCTTTCTTATGCTGAAGAAATGTTAGCAGCTGTTGAAAAGATGGTATCTCATAATCTTAAGATGACTATAGAGAGTTCAAACAGTGTAATTGACACCTTAAAGAGTAACTTAGAAATAGTTAAGAATAACAGAGATGAGTTAAATGCTCAGATTCTTGAAGCGCGAGAAGTAAATGGCTATAGTTCTGATGAAGACGGGACTGATGGTAATAGTGAAAACGAAGAGGGTGAGTTTACAGTAAATGTCGAGTCAGGTGATTTTGAAGAAGAGGACTCTGACGATGATGACAGAGCCCGTGACGAGTATGATGAAGATGATGAGTTCGAGGAAGAAGATGATGAAGAAGAGCTCGTAGACCTTAGCGATAGATTCTCATTTAAGAAGAAAAATAAATAAAACTCTCTGAAGCTTCATCGTAAGTCT
It contains:
- the recG gene encoding ATP-dependent DNA helicase RecG — translated: MVLEESITAIKGIGAKTALLLNKLGIYTKGDILKYFPRNYDKYDKIIPISMVKSGMTAIISAMPVSFPMLKQMGKKSILICEVSDGSGKIELNWFNMPFMKSKLAKGVHMIYRGKVVRKGKFISMVQPEVLTEVEYRRKTEVLQPIYHLTKGVTSNLLRKSLKEVLAEVTSSIDYLPKNIRDENSLISLKDALQEIHFPKSYNTLVDARRRLVFDEFFLFALSIDRLKLGREKTPSPYIVNDDSTVVDFISSLPFSLTNAQQKVWEEVRADLMSGKRMNRLVQGDVGSGKTVIAMLSCLLMAKNGYQASVMVPTEVLARQHYDSFSTALEKYGVRVVLLTGSVKGRERKEVLLRIEKHEADIIIGTHALIQEKVVYDKLALVITDEQHRFGVKQRERLTDKGDEPHTMVMSATPIPRTLAVILYGDLDISIVNELPADRQPIKNCVVDEDYRMTAYKFILDEVKKGHQAYIICPMIEKSEDNDELSDVISYTDELISLISNKARVRYLHGKMKNEEKNHIMDEFAACRIDILVSTTVVEVGVNVPNATVMMIENADRFGLASLHQLRGRIGRGGAQSYCIFMSGNTSKEAMERLNILNTSNDGFKIAEEDMKLRGPGDVFGIRQSGDMAFNIGDIIGDADILKLTSETVKCMSDKTKNECYDRGRKFYSRGYGYGEDVMTL
- a CDS encoding AAA family ATPase, with the translated sequence MYTNAGQVFDIAKANYRSLVGFCNKLESEGYFIQAEKILHKTIFQTLDLYIQSLLINIAIYGGKLGEDEVKFIVSLPDSKQYDISDVEDISGEIIRQAEAVVKAPPIIMQLCSLRDREKNSNMSSAYMDMVLNIIVAMSYLNSNRDEYLPQFIVDYYNSVHAFIFFADRAERINDRYLFRKASGDISMPGESFKYNDSVKNEIKDSEDDKNKETDEIVPILKEAVANEEPIADDELPKVAVVEPIPFKEEDKKKRLDELVSELEELVGLEDVKKEVHSLINLINIRQLRKKKGLPSPDMSYHMVFTGSPGTGKTTVARLIAGIYKELGVLSKGGLVEVDRSGLVAGYVGQTALKVNEVVTKALGGVLFIDEAYSLSSPGAANDFGSEAIDTLVKLMEDHRDDLVVIVAGYTKEMEAFLKANTGLISRFNKFIEFKDYNEDELLAIMYSMAEKMEMRLEEDTMKKLRTYLASMDEQGKRIFGNARGIRNIFEKMLVGQANRLSHLSEPSVEDLSVIKAEDFELER
- the rsmD gene encoding 16S rRNA (guanine(966)-N(2))-methyltransferase RsmD, producing the protein MRVIAGIARSVPLITPRGLETRPTSDQIKETLFNMLQGYTEGANFLDLYAGSGQIGIEALSRGAEFAAFVEKSDEAVKCIKANVDKTKFADKSMILKLEVLSGIRTLELEKKRFDIVFLDPPYNQGLEQGILTALVGSAILNDEVIIIVEASKNTDFSFVDYLGLKIVKDKIYKNNRHLFLRKNNLESKLWQTIK